The DNA segment ACTTGTAAGATATGCATTGCCGAAATATGAAATTTCTGCCAACATGGCTAACGTTTTCTGTGAACATTTGTATTTACTCCTACATACACCTTTATAGGCGATGAATGGTATTTAAAAGAACTTTCTTCAGTTCAAAGGATATTACGCCAACATTCAAGGGgcttatttatgaattttttggcaaatgccaaccttttaattttgtttctaagGCCTATGAAGGggattgttattgttatatattgtataaagttattttattaataatttattattttctttcaaccgCCTGCGAATTGTTCTTTCACTAATGGAAACACTTTTGTCCTTATTCCATTTCAATGCGAACATTTTTGCCGTTTTAAGGGGATGCTTTTTGATTTCTTGCAAAATCAAATGTTCTTCATTTTCTGTTGTGATACGATTCCTGCCTGctcgatgtatgtatgttatgtgtatcctctgtatttttatattttttaatatgataaTAAATAGTTTGGCGTGAAAAATTAGATTCTTCAGCGATATTTATAAAGGAAAACCCGATCAAACAAGCCTAAAacgaagagatatgcctgcgtactaaagaGCAACGTAACACCAAAccagtttttaaatagatttaagattttataacttattgttgtactttaaaaaaatatatcagatccaataaatatagaaacattaaaaaaaaagacttttaACGCTGGCAACGTGTGGGTCCATAATGGAGTAGATGCTCAGCAAAACGGtgtgtaaaaagaaaaattgcaataCTTTATTTCTAACTAAAGCATAATTGTCAACAACCATCcattaattgcaaaaaattaaaaattataaccaATGATAAACGTAACGGATTGTTGCATGAGCATAAATGCACATTAATGCtaccgaaatatacatatttacgagcAGAAGACTGTTGCTACGAGTCCGCGGTTGTTTTGTTGATTTCGCAGCAATATTAAGTAAGTTAAAGACTGATGCTTgcaataaaagtataataaatctTTATTGTGAATTTAGTgtttattttgatgaaaatcaaaTCACGATGTTAAAAAGTCGTGGTGACGACTCATGtcattttaatttcagttttttaatgGATGCTGCTGAAGACATGCACACTTTGAATGGTAAGTGCATTTGAAGACTTGGAGACTTAAAATATGCAGAGGCTTGGCCAAAGTGTTCAAAGAAGATTGAAGTAGAAGTGACGTGTCTGCTCATTTATAGTCAAAGCCAAATTTATGACCTGCGCGTTGACAAGTGGAGCAAAGAGCGTGAAGCTTTTGGTTGCGGAAcatcaaataaaattcaaaatcgaTATGCCCATTGAAGTCAGCTCCAAGCATTTTTGGTTAACCAAAGTAGAGGAAACTGAATAAAATATCATTCGATacagatataaatattttatccataaataaaaaagcttagcattttgggttttttataaAGATTTGGAATTGGATTTGTATAAAAGATGGTGTATCGATGATGGCAAATCATTCCGAACGCGACCATTTCAGAGTCTTAAGAGACAACCGCGAAAAGAAGCCAAATAGTGAAATAATTTACCAAGTGccaaaatataaagaataaaaaatgcgTGCTTTTATCGTCCTGTGTGTATTAGCCTCTGCCTACGCCGATAAATTGGGCTACAACTATCGTCCTGTTGGCCATTCCGATAGCGGACTCTCATTTACGCCCGGTGGTGGCGCAGGTGGACTAGGTGGTATCGGCAGTGTTGGTGGACTTGGCGGCAGTATTGGTGGACGCGGCGGTAGCGGTGGCGTTGGTCCTGCTGCACCTGCACCTGTTTATCAGGCACCAGTTGCCGAGTACGAAAAGGAGTTCTTCACATACACTGCCGATGAAAAAGAGTTCAGTGAACCAGCCGACAATGGTCAAGTGATTGAATCGTTGAAAAAGAACTTGCGCGTGATCTTCATCAAGGGACCCGAAGGCAATGGCTTGGAGAAGGCCGCTATCAATCTCGCTAAACACGCTGGAGAAGAGAAGACCGCTATCTACGTGTTGCAGAAACAAGCTGACTTGGGCGATTTGGCCAACAAATTACAGGCTGAAAACGATGTGCAACGTCACAAGCCCGAAGTACACTTTGTCAAATACCGCAC comes from the Bactrocera neohumeralis isolate Rockhampton chromosome 2, APGP_CSIRO_Bneo_wtdbg2-racon-allhic-juicebox.fasta_v2, whole genome shotgun sequence genome and includes:
- the LOC126758575 gene encoding uncharacterized protein LOC126758575; amino-acid sequence: MRAFIVLCVLASAYADKLGYNYRPVGHSDSGLSFTPGGGAGGLGGIGSVGGLGGSIGGRGGSGGVGPAAPAPVYQAPVAEYEKEFFTYTADEKEFSEPADNGQVIESLKKNLRVIFIKGPEGNGLEKAAINLAKHAGEEKTAIYVLQKQADLGDLANKLQAENDVQRHKPEVHFVKYRTPEDAVNAQRAIQSQYDQLGGNSQSYNGGDAPVHNFASPAARPAPRPVSAPGAAYLPSSIFRV